AGGGTGGAATAACCGGTTTGCAAAACTCTGTggacataaatacaattagaGGGTAAAATCGGCATGTTAGATTTTTTAACAGCCGTAAGTCACAACATCAGAAAGaggtatgattaaaatattattttgcatattgtacctattattataataatttttataattatgtattttatatttatttatgtactatTGACTGACTGTTGTACAGTCGTTGCCAGATAAATTaagacggcggcggcggcgcttTTCTGTAAGTGTAGCCCAAACTAGTCGCTGGCAGTGTGGTGCAAAGGTCACAGTTGGCTACGACGCGTGCAGTCACCAGTTCGAACCCGGCTCAgagcaaaaaatttttatcatattattattatattatttatataattttacaatttctgctttttctttttaaataaaagattattatcagaatatttgattttaaattaatattgtaaaataatttttgtaacaatattgttggtttattgatgtattttcggtaataatattgaaatacggAGAACCACTGGTTTTCCGTTAtcgcgccgccgccgccgtttcAATTTATCTGGCAAcgactgtataatatgttatttcattataacattataaattattattattatattaaaacggtTAACTGGGACTTTTTTTTCCGCGATTCGTTTATTTATCGGCCTTCATCACAGAATATATCTATACTAACTATAGATaaggtatttgtatattatttacattattaacagTGAAGCTCGACTGCTCGAGTATTAGTTTCCATCATCTTGTTGGAGGGCAAGACATTAGATTTCCGACGGACGATTAGTGTTACgtcataaatgttataaatcttTATCAAATGTCCCAATTGgatccaaataaaatatatttcgtaatatatgaaaagcatatacttatagaaaatttgaacaaaattgtagtttaaactttcaatttacacgatttttcattaaactaaCTATGCACAGTGCATAAGTACACACAATTACACAAACCGaaagaatttattaaacaattctgCTTAAACAACGTGTAAATAGTGTAaataacatgtaaaatattattattaattttaaacgatattattacattgtaatggtcataaactcataacatATAGTCTATATGATATAGACCGCGCATTATGCTCGTATTGCGTAGAACACCTTGTAACCAACATATGTGCGAGAGAGATCATAGACATAATGTTTACCACTCCCGTATGGCCGTATCTTTCAATTTCATTGGTACAATATCGACGCAAAAAATTTCGACAGTTTGGTAGTTCAGAATTTAACACCAGAGTACGCCACCCTTCGCTCGAAGGCCGACTTTTATACGAGTCGTAATGgagatttacatttaaattttatttaaatgtattaattgctGTTCAAATGTCAATAATCCGCatgtcaacataatatattttgtgtcatattgtatagattattaaaatatactaatgttttgaaatcatgtaccaattattatgtaaaaatggtaataatattatatgttatgtacctactatgtaGCCATATCgtacaaatttattgatttaaataaaatgcatatttattgtatgatatttatatgtttatttattcattgacacatatattatatacaaaaatggaattaataataactacaaacAATAAGTATAAGATACGAGTTTTAAGAGTTAATAAAAGCTCAAATAGACTACTACTTACAGACCCAAGtacaccaaaataaaaaaatcataatatattatatttatatagacccATAtgacatatacctaataacaaaaaaaaaaaaattaaatattaaacatgatGTAGAGaagatataatatctacaatagagaatagaatattttcacagtaaaataataatataacatataaatatgcaaacaatttgcataatatgaacaatatatttgtatattcactaataataattacctttattatttgttttagctCGAAGATGCCATTTGctcaattattgtaaaaaaataaaatacaaaaaaatttattatttttaatattaaatgagcTGAGGACAgacaagtttaatattaacttaacggGTGTgatgaacataaaaatgtattaaccaaaaacattattatgttttatttacaatcaagAATGTTTTTTGTATGTGATGCAGAAAACgcaaaactagaaaaaaattaaaaacaaaaaaatttagcaAAGCAGTCCAAACTCTTGTAATTGTGTACAcaacattgttaaaatatataactatatgataAAACTTCCTTAAtcgaaactattttaaatgttacgtaattgaatagaataattactttaaaataattcttacgTGGTTATTGCTTAAAATTttgaagtaataatataaaaaacgacaaaaatgtttataatttttgatattttacattaaaaacaatgtattcaCTATATAGAAAACCGGCCTTCGGGCGAATGGGGGCGCAACCTGCCGAGATAATTTGCGACCGGAATATTTATAAGTGGTGTCACCTTATCTTCTCTACATCGTGGTCTATGGTAATAGTCTTTGTTTGGATCCAACGGATCTATTAAAAAGATTTGTACGAGTGATAAAAACGTGTATGACATAAGCACTAATCGTCTGTACACAAAATGTGTTATAGTCCGTGGCGCAACAAAATTCGCTGGTGACAGGCGCGACTTAGGCGAAATAACATCGTTGTTAATGGTaagataaagtaataaatgaaaaattatgtgtataaaatatttttgtgtttttttaaacaggtttagacatcataatatatattaaatagaaatctGTGTAAAATTGTCAATGAATTAGTGACACGACACCTTATCAATAACCGTGGTGAGTCGTCCAAAAAATTACAAGGTTAATTTTGATAAGCACACAACAAGTATtgccaacataatattttcaaatggaaAAGTAGCCATTTCCGAGCTGCGCTTAGGAGACACGAGTGACatttaaatcgaaaatatccctCGATTTATTATGCCGCACGTCTACCAATGGTAGGTCGCAGGGCTAAGAAACGATGCCccataattttactttaacagttggtaataattatcatatctCGATTCCTTATCATTCTTTCATagataaaagaaaacaatagaATTCCTCTATTATCTATGCAATTTTCAGCCTAGTGCTTATCACTCTGTAATATGATTGGTTAAACGATTACCGCAAAGCTGACGCCATTATTGGTGAATTATTGTAccatatattgtacaatatttttttcgtactATCTATTTAAACTGgcaaaaatatacatctttCCATCATCTCTATGAAACCTAACCTATTCAACTCAACACTGACACAGTAAAGTTGTGTGACACACAATAGTCAACAATTGACTTATTATACTAGGAGTTAATACCACCACAACGGAGGAAATggaattatagtttaattttttttccatgaaAATGTGGCGTTGTCTAATCCTTCGGATCGGACCCGAAGGTTGTTGACCCGTCGTGGAAAACtgggaaacaaaaaaaatatttagttaaaaaacgTTCAAACCAACCTGCTGTCCGTGTCTACTAATAAGTCCTAATTTATGAAcagtttaaatcaaaaataaaacgatcgATATCATGGTGAATAAGTGCAGTGTGACTTGTTGCAAAAGCCTGTACGAGAAGGACAATGTCAAAGTTAGATTACACAGGTAATCAACAAAAACAACTCCGTACTACCTCCGTTGTGGAGGACGGAACTTTATGGAATGCATTGCAAAtagatttgaaatatttaataacactatttcaattcgttttcatttttatttttttcatttagattTCCTTTATCGGATCCAGAAATACTACCTGCATGGATAGCTGCCACCGGCAGAGAAAAAGATTGGAAACCTTGTAAAAGTAGTAGATTGTGTGGtaatcattttgaaaaatctgaATACATAATTGGCCATGGCAAAGGTGTTTTAAAGACAAAATCAGTCCCAACAATTGAATATCGTGCAAAGGTTATGGTATGcggtttgaaaattaattggtttaaaataaaaataaaatcctatatatataatatacattactttAGAAATACAACAAAAGGAAGCCATTAAATCCAAGTAATGATGAGGAGAAAACAAACATAGATTCAAAAATCGAGTCAgaggtaatttataatttatagataggtTGATAaacttgataaattttttaacttgtttttatttatgaacatttcTTAACACATAGGATATTAGTGATACAAATGTTGAAATTGTTCAACTTGACtatgatgatttaaataatgaacatcaaaataaggataaaaattgtgaaaatggAGAAtcatattgtaaaaacaaaagtgataaaataaaagatgaaagttgtacaaaaaaaaataaataccttaatttttcaaactctGAGAATGGTCATGAAAATAAAGATGATTCTAATTGTGACGAGGCCCCCAAAAATGAATATGAAGATTTcaacaatgaaataaaaaatgatatttgtaACAGAGAAAACCAATGGtatggttttttaaatatattaatctggtttttaaaaataatactgaataaaatgtatcatatagTTACATGTTTACAAGCAGTTTCAAAGAAGGTGTTGAACCTATAGTTTTGACACCTCCAGATGATAAATCATCTGAAGGAACATTAAGTTTGGTAAGATTATaacatacttaaaatttataaataaagtatatacaccattaatatataatttcagaaTTTTGACAAATCAATAGCggattcaaattttaaaaaaattatggctTTAAGATTGAAAAAACAACGACGGACTCAAgatatttattcattgtacTTTAAGACTTTGAAGAAAAGAAACTTTCTTCTAAAACATGAAAGGAAACGAAGTTCTTTTAACAATGATACAGTTTCATTTGCTACTTTTATAGAAGCTCAAATGAAAgatttacgtaaaaataaaaaagtttatttaactacaaaacacaaaattcaaaaaatattaatgaaagcACAGcttgaaatagaaaatttagtCCAATTTaatcaagtttaaaaataaaatttttagtaattgtttttatttaattttaaaatattatactattattattatacatagtgtagaaaaattattaattttagattgtagaaaaatatttttttaatatgtaaaccTCAATGTATCTTAGTCTAAAGatgtataaacttattattaaattttataatatttaatttatgtgttaataaattattattacataaaatgttttgtttttaaaccaCATTtaccttaaattatataaaatatacttcatgactaaacataatcaaataattaatttatttgatttagtgGAATAAATGCAGTTTAGTGCCCCCTCATCAAtctgacttttttttatcgaaactTATATAACTCAACGATTTAAGAACGATGGTGCAATGAGAATTTGTCCCTCGGACTTAGTATCGAAGTAACAGCTTTTGGAAGTTAGGAATTTTGCGGTTTTTACGCATACCAAAATACGCTATAATTTACTAcgtttttcatacattttttcgtcagaatttatcaaaaacaattacaGAATAAACTTAATATCAATTTACACATTATGcctatatacgttttatttgaattttgctTAGTACACAAATACTAcgttaattaaaatcttacaaaaccaaattatttataaatggcaGAActacgttaaaataaaattgcatattatcctatacttatatattatgataattattgttattaagaatatttgcagaataaataatcgtttatCTTTTGTAGGAGTGTGTAGCATTTAGTCATTTTTTGGGTGAAAATTAGAATTGTTGAGTAGTGATGCCCACGTTTTGCCACTCGCTCGCTGCGTAGCGCTCGGACaaacaaatcgaaaatataccgtaataatatttaggttttttctttttaattataaaatgagttTGAAAAACTTaccaatttttaatgttacatattcattatattaaacacaacTTCAAGGTGAAATGATGTCCAATCTACAGCAGTAAATTAAAGGGTATAAGTGCATTAAAGTGCAAAAACTCGAGGTCCTCTGCGCAATGTTTCGCGCATTCGACTAAACGTAAAATTTCATACTTTGGTAAGCTTTAACCTCAATAATAAGTCAGCGACAAATTCTGATGGCACCAACGTTTTAAccaggttaaaataaaatattactaaaaatgaaaaaaagatttatgaAAAACGTGGTAAATTATAGCGTATTTGGTATGcgtaaaaaatgcaaaattgcTAACTTCCAAAGGCCGTTACTTCGAAAATAAATCCGAGCGACAAATTTTGATTGcatcattgtttttaattcgtcgagttatataagttttggtaaaaaaaatcaaattggcAAGGGGGCACTAAACTGCATTTATACCAAAcacaaatttactaaaatgaatgattttattcaagttttgctttaaaattgttcatgATTTGGATTCaaaaacacacatattatagtgtgctataaaacaaaataatatagacaataaaacataatatctaatgaatttatatctattttacatattatattgatattttttgtaaataaataaattttgtattacgcCATAGGCGTaatagggggggggggtgatAGGGGGAAATTGCTTCCCTCAAAAAATTTAACGAGGCAATGCCCtcctgatattttataaattaatttgaaaaattatcaaaaaggcattttagatttgaaaaaattaactacataaatcaaaatgtatttattaggtatacttaGTCTTATCATTGTTCTTAATGttcttatcaaaaaattattattagaagttGTTGGTAGGCATAGACCTTCTTAGGTCTATGTTGGTAGGTATGATGGGTAAATTGCATTTCTTGCAACAAATAATGTTTCCGACATTAATTCAACAATGCTATTGCTATTTGCCtatcgttatttaatatttattagtacagGCCTATTGTACCTAATACCCGTATTTGACTCGGGATTGAGCGACTTTATAGGAATatcttaaacataataaaatttcaacacGGCGAcggtattgttttaaatgggCATAGAACGACacaatattcttatttcttatcgttattattatctattggtACTCTGAAAACACGAAGCTCACAACACATCGGTTTAAATCGTACTACCACTAGCTCAATGAGCCTTGAcctctaaaaaaaaacgatacatAAATTCCTCTAGCTTACCTGTCGATTTCTTAGCGTCCGTCTTACTGTTGACCTGCAGCAGAGACTTTGGTGCAGGCACGTTCAGTTTTCTCTCCATCTGACGGTTGTCCGACATTAGTAGTGGTTGCACGGGGATTGGAGGTGTTCTCTCCAGGAGGAGAATAAGGTAGATGCGAACCGGACGGCGACATTGTATTCATTGAAATGCCATTGTCACACGAACGAATTTCGGAAACAATCGTATCGTCGTCGTTGCCCACGAGAACGGGTCGGGGATCGGGTTTGACGGACAAGGTGCACGAGGAATCAGGGGCGGCGATCTGAGAGCTGGTCTCTCTGTTCGAGCACTGAATCGGCGACAGTCAGAATATATTGGAAGTGCTAATAATCACTCGACGAGTTCGTGAGTGACAAGTTCAGACGCGCAGAGTAGTGTTTTACGCAAGTGTCACGCTAAAGCAAAACGAGAACGCTGCTTTCCGTACCGTGCGAACGCAATGAGAAAACGACGTCTGTCGGTCACTAAAACTGTCGGCGCTACTCACTTGATGTCCGACAGGGATTTCCTATAGCTGGAGCGTGCACGTCTTTCTAAGTCGAAACGTACGAGCGTTATTCGTCACAACGTAAGGCCGTGACGATCAGAGTGATCAGACCAAAAACGAGATTGCGTATCGCCAATATTGCActttatgttattatcataataat
The DNA window shown above is from Aphis gossypii isolate Hap1 chromosome 2, ASM2018417v2, whole genome shotgun sequence and carries:
- the LOC114128653 gene encoding uncharacterized protein LOC114128653, which translates into the protein MVNKCSVTCCKSLYEKDNVKVRLHRFPLSDPEILPAWIAATGREKDWKPCKSSRLCGNHFEKSEYIIGHGKGVLKTKSVPTIEYRAKVMKYNKRKPLNPSNDEEKTNIDSKIESEDISDTNVEIVQLDYDDLNNEHQNKDKNCENGESYCKNKSDKIKDESCTKKNKYLNFSNSENGHENKDDSNCDEAPKNEYEDFNNEIKNDICNRENQCYMFTSSFKEGVEPIVLTPPDDKSSEGTLSLNFDKSIADSNFKKIMALRLKKQRRTQDIYSLYFKTLKKRNFLLKHERKRSSFNNDTVSFATFIEAQMKDLRKNKKVYLTTKHKIQKILMKAQLEIENLVQFNQV